The Gillisia sp. Hel_I_86 genome has a segment encoding these proteins:
- a CDS encoding GIN domain-containing protein, with protein sequence MDKVKGDKDVVSVTNSIDEEFHVLEVNNNLKVTVAQSNKNSYVLTTDKNLADVVSFDVHNGVLKIYTTAKITGSKKLEVFLSAKGISEIILNDDAEVESRGTLSSDMFSLVGKESSKFDLDINTKNTSMILSKNSGGKLKLKSKEVSFNLGDRSDLKGKLDADNLTAQLSKSAQLDVDGKVNTAVFNLKNSADLKAKKLKAGTASLNASNNTDIYVHATKNLIIDAEGKSKVYVYGNPKIEVKGLTDRSRIIKK encoded by the coding sequence ATGGATAAAGTAAAAGGGGATAAGGACGTTGTTTCCGTTACTAATTCCATAGACGAAGAATTCCATGTTTTGGAAGTCAACAACAATTTAAAGGTTACCGTGGCACAAAGCAACAAGAACAGTTACGTACTTACCACCGATAAAAACCTGGCAGATGTGGTGAGCTTTGATGTACACAATGGGGTTTTAAAAATATATACCACCGCTAAAATTACCGGCAGCAAAAAATTGGAGGTCTTTTTAAGTGCCAAAGGAATTTCAGAAATTATATTGAACGATGATGCGGAGGTGGAATCTCGAGGAACGCTATCATCAGATATGTTTAGTCTTGTAGGAAAAGAATCTTCTAAATTTGATCTTGATATAAATACCAAAAACACGAGTATGATTTTATCCAAAAATTCCGGGGGCAAATTAAAACTGAAGTCTAAAGAGGTAAGTTTTAATCTGGGAGACAGGTCAGATCTAAAAGGAAAATTGGATGCAGATAACTTAACAGCTCAATTATCCAAGTCGGCGCAATTGGACGTGGATGGAAAAGTGAACACGGCAGTATTTAACTTAAAAAATTCAGCCGACTTAAAAGCCAAGAAATTGAAAGCGGGTACCGCAAGTTTGAATGCATCCAACAATACAGATATCTATGTGCATGCCACCAAAAATCTAATAATTGATGCGGAAGGAAAAAGCAAGGTGTATGTATATGGCAATCCGAAGATTGAGGTAAAAGGTTTAACCGACAGATCCAGAATAATTAAGAAGTAA
- a CDS encoding nuclear transport factor 2 family protein — MKTKLTLVLIMVFGIITTECSQDDQNFQEVKVDLVNDAFPEAKQEVMATFGAIAQSIMDGDMDKLISFHAYGPKFTEFKNGEPRNGSEANEAYERSVFGSVTEVVKFDAKDLQIAVYGDVANLTFHSDFHLQFGDDLVVVNDQITLLFVNTDKGWKMVHEHHSPLKK, encoded by the coding sequence ATGAAGACAAAATTGACATTAGTATTGATTATGGTTTTTGGAATTATAACCACAGAATGCTCGCAAGATGATCAAAACTTTCAAGAAGTAAAAGTTGATTTGGTAAATGATGCCTTTCCGGAAGCAAAACAAGAAGTAATGGCAACCTTTGGTGCAATTGCACAAAGCATTATGGATGGAGATATGGATAAACTTATTTCCTTTCACGCCTATGGTCCAAAGTTTACCGAATTTAAAAATGGAGAACCAAGAAATGGTAGTGAAGCCAATGAGGCCTATGAACGCAGTGTTTTTGGTTCTGTCACCGAAGTCGTAAAGTTTGATGCAAAGGATTTACAAATTGCTGTTTATGGCGATGTCGCTAATTTAACCTTTCACTCAGATTTTCATCTCCAATTCGGAGACGACCTTGTTGTGGTAAACGACCAAATTACTTTGTTGTTCGTTAATACGGATAAGGGATGGAAGATGGTACATGAGCACCATTCACCATTGAAAAAATAA
- a CDS encoding acyl-CoA dehydrogenase family protein, with amino-acid sequence MLQNVLLEREIYSSEEHKMTQKMIQDFINNEIMDQQDKWEKEGMVSRAIWERAGELGLLCIDMPEKYGGSGLDFSFSALFIEELAKKGVSGPGFSLHSDVIAPYLLKYGTEAQKQKYLPKMATGQLITSLGMTEPNCGSDLQAITTTAVDKGDYYLVSGQKTFITNGCMSDMSIVAVKTNIGTEREGVSLLIMESDSEGFEKGIPFKKIGMKAQDTCELFFDNVKVPKENLLGEEGAGFKIMMKELARERLIVALNAIGGAEGAIEKTIEYTSTRTAFKQPIAKFQNTQFKLAESATQLQVHQAFLDRCTLLLSDDKLTAESASMAKYSATEMHNKVVDECLQLFGGYGYMWDYPIARMYADNRVARIYAGTNEIMKVLIARGLFKELFQQMRAMKK; translated from the coding sequence ATGTTACAAAATGTTTTATTAGAACGGGAAATATATTCATCGGAAGAACATAAAATGACCCAAAAGATGATCCAAGATTTCATCAACAATGAAATTATGGATCAACAAGATAAATGGGAAAAAGAGGGTATGGTTAGCCGAGCAATCTGGGAACGTGCCGGAGAATTGGGTTTGCTGTGCATTGATATGCCCGAAAAATACGGTGGAAGTGGTTTGGATTTCAGCTTTAGCGCCTTATTCATTGAAGAGCTGGCGAAAAAAGGAGTGAGTGGGCCCGGTTTTTCATTACATTCAGATGTTATTGCTCCCTATCTCCTAAAGTATGGAACCGAAGCTCAAAAGCAAAAATATCTCCCTAAAATGGCTACCGGGCAACTAATTACCTCCCTTGGGATGACGGAGCCAAACTGTGGTAGTGATCTTCAAGCTATCACAACAACCGCGGTAGACAAAGGAGATTATTATTTGGTAAGCGGACAGAAAACCTTCATCACAAATGGGTGTATGAGCGATATGTCTATAGTAGCAGTAAAAACCAATATAGGAACAGAGAGAGAAGGCGTGTCTTTATTAATAATGGAAAGTGATTCTGAAGGTTTTGAAAAGGGAATCCCTTTCAAAAAAATAGGAATGAAAGCCCAGGATACCTGTGAACTATTTTTCGATAATGTAAAAGTCCCAAAAGAAAATTTATTGGGAGAAGAGGGGGCAGGTTTCAAAATTATGATGAAAGAATTGGCCAGAGAGCGTTTAATAGTAGCGCTTAATGCAATTGGTGGGGCAGAAGGAGCCATTGAAAAAACTATTGAATATACCTCTACAAGAACCGCTTTTAAGCAACCTATTGCAAAATTCCAAAACACACAATTTAAACTTGCCGAGAGCGCTACACAATTACAAGTGCATCAAGCTTTTTTGGATCGTTGTACACTATTATTATCAGATGATAAACTAACTGCTGAGAGTGCTTCCATGGCAAAATACTCAGCAACCGAAATGCACAATAAAGTAGTAGATGAATGCCTACAGTTATTTGGGGGTTATGGGTATATGTGGGATTACCCAATTGCCCGGATGTATGCCGATAATAGGGTGGCCAGGATTTATGCCGGAACCAATGAGATAATGAAAGTATTGATAGCCCGTGGGTTATTTAAAGAATTGTTTCAACAAATGAGAGCTATGAAAAAATAA
- a CDS encoding nickel-binding protein, with the protein MPLFLDLHDLPEGITSVHVAEMHQADLDLQHKYDCRGLTYWCDEKRKTAFCLIEAPNKQALIDLHENAHGAIPTRIIEVNGTIVESFLGRIEDPEKSKNLSLNIINDPAFRTLMVVKLKSKTLRTTEINTLKAAIRGYTTSIKTLTSHYNGRIVKEAANTFLMSFDSVTDAIHCGIRIQESYHSVTTPDLEFKIGISAGTPVTEKDSIFEDTIKTADYLSDVTKGGFSISTVVKDLYEGENQNKPLTHQSISVLNTTEEDFMVLLMTYTENIWSRTTITVNDFEENLGYSKSKLYRTMMNLVGKSPNIFLRDYRLDKALELLEKQNCNISEIGYQTGFNSPAYFSKCFHKKYGILPSNFIANK; encoded by the coding sequence ATGCCATTATTTTTGGATTTACATGATCTTCCTGAAGGCATTACATCGGTACATGTAGCAGAAATGCATCAAGCCGATTTAGATCTTCAGCACAAATACGATTGTCGTGGACTAACCTATTGGTGTGATGAAAAAAGGAAAACTGCCTTTTGTTTAATAGAAGCACCAAATAAACAAGCACTTATAGACTTGCATGAAAATGCTCATGGCGCTATTCCCACTCGTATTATTGAGGTTAATGGTACCATAGTCGAATCTTTTTTAGGGCGTATTGAAGATCCGGAAAAATCTAAAAACCTTAGTTTAAATATTATCAACGATCCTGCATTTAGAACGCTTATGGTTGTTAAATTAAAAAGCAAAACCTTAAGAACTACCGAAATAAATACCTTAAAAGCAGCGATTAGAGGTTATACAACATCTATTAAGACCTTAACGTCTCATTATAACGGGCGTATTGTGAAAGAAGCAGCAAATACATTTTTAATGTCTTTTGACTCTGTAACAGATGCTATACATTGTGGGATAAGAATTCAAGAGTCATACCATAGCGTTACTACACCAGACTTAGAATTTAAAATAGGAATTAGTGCTGGCACTCCTGTTACTGAAAAAGACAGCATTTTTGAGGATACTATAAAAACCGCAGATTATTTAAGCGATGTTACCAAAGGCGGTTTTTCTATTTCAACAGTAGTGAAAGACCTTTACGAAGGAGAAAATCAAAATAAGCCGTTAACTCACCAATCTATTAGTGTTTTAAATACTACAGAGGAAGATTTTATGGTGCTATTAATGACCTACACCGAAAACATATGGTCGCGAACTACAATAACCGTTAATGATTTTGAAGAAAATTTAGGGTATAGTAAATCTAAACTGTACAGAACCATGATGAATTTGGTTGGTAAATCACCTAATATATTTTTAAGAGATTATCGCTTAGATAAAGCTTTAGAATTACTCGAAAAACAAAACTGTAATATTTCTGAAATTGGTTATCAAACTGGTTTTAATAGTCCTGCTTACTTTTCAAAATGTTTCCATAAAAAATATGGCATTCTGCCATCGAATTTCATAGCGAATAAATAA
- a CDS encoding ABC transporter permease: MAWRDAKASRVRLLLFMASIILGIAAVVSIQLFSQTLKDNIQRQSKSLMGADFIIDSKQLPTERAQAIIDSLQPDASEVNFVSMIAFPKNDGTKLVRVRGLQGDFPFYGILETQPVEAATIYQESGGALVDATLMLQYKINPGDSIKIGELTLPIAGALQAIPGNTALSTSVAPLVIIPYRYIDETELLQFGSRKEYQFFYHQPEVDLEALEKLLEPLLESEDADLDTHTSTSRRLGRRYENVGSFLNLTAFIALLLGCVGIASSVNIYIKEKIKAIAVLKCMGASRKQSFLIFLIQISGIGIIGGIMGTAIGIGLQELFPLILKEFLPFDLTINITAQPLIMGVILGLVMSVLFALLPLLRTWYVSPLEVLRVSGTISEESKKARVVAIAVIILFLYGFSFWLLKDWLFALAFIGGVLATFGVLAGIAILTMKVVKNYFPKGARFTTRQSLLNLFRPNNQTVVLLVAIGLGTFLISTLYFTKDILLDKTELGQTLESANLITLDVQPDQVNDVVKTFEAHDLPVIDNIPLVTMRIHSIKNELVNKLRTDSTAQIKAWILNHEFRTTYRSELIDSEEVVEGEWVALQNKNDLVQISISDNLAEDANVNIGDSIVFNVQGVLMKTRVKSIRKVDWANLQLNFSIVFPEGVLENAPQFNVLTAYAATEERSARLQRDLVSKFPNVSIIDLRQVYTVVEDILDKISWIINFMAFFSILTGIIVLIGSVRTSKYQRIKESVLLRTLGAKNKQILTITALEYLFLGILGSLVGILLALVSSFLLALFVFKEPFVPSVIPFLIFIPGISLLVLGIGLSNIHEVLKSSPLEVLRKTV; the protein is encoded by the coding sequence ATGGCATGGCGGGATGCAAAAGCAAGTAGGGTGCGCTTGTTGCTTTTTATGGCTTCCATTATTCTAGGGATTGCTGCGGTGGTTTCCATCCAGCTATTCAGTCAGACCCTTAAAGATAATATTCAGCGGCAGTCCAAATCCCTCATGGGTGCCGATTTTATTATAGATAGCAAACAGCTTCCCACTGAGCGAGCTCAAGCGATTATAGATTCATTACAGCCCGATGCATCAGAAGTGAATTTTGTATCGATGATCGCCTTTCCCAAAAATGACGGTACAAAGTTAGTTCGCGTACGTGGATTACAAGGGGATTTTCCCTTTTATGGCATCCTTGAAACACAACCTGTTGAGGCGGCAACTATTTATCAAGAATCTGGAGGAGCTCTGGTAGATGCCACTTTAATGTTGCAGTATAAAATAAATCCTGGAGATTCTATTAAAATAGGGGAACTCACATTACCAATTGCTGGTGCTTTACAAGCGATTCCTGGGAACACAGCGCTTTCAACTTCGGTAGCACCGCTAGTTATAATTCCGTATCGATATATTGACGAAACCGAATTGTTACAGTTTGGGAGCCGTAAGGAATATCAGTTTTTTTACCATCAACCAGAGGTAGATCTAGAAGCCTTAGAAAAGCTTCTGGAACCACTACTAGAATCAGAAGACGCAGATCTTGATACCCATACCAGCACGAGCCGCCGGTTGGGGCGACGTTATGAAAATGTAGGTTCCTTTTTAAATCTAACCGCATTCATTGCCCTATTACTGGGTTGTGTGGGAATTGCCAGTTCTGTGAATATTTATATCAAGGAAAAAATTAAAGCTATCGCCGTATTAAAATGTATGGGAGCTTCCAGAAAACAAAGTTTTTTGATTTTCTTGATACAGATCTCAGGAATAGGAATTATAGGAGGAATTATGGGAACGGCAATAGGCATTGGTCTTCAAGAGCTATTCCCCCTTATATTAAAAGAATTCTTACCCTTTGATCTCACCATCAATATCACGGCACAGCCATTGATCATGGGTGTAATTCTGGGATTGGTCATGTCGGTTTTATTTGCACTGTTACCTTTATTGCGCACATGGTATGTTTCTCCCTTGGAGGTTTTACGCGTTAGCGGTACTATCTCAGAAGAATCAAAAAAGGCTCGAGTTGTGGCCATTGCGGTGATTATATTGTTCTTATATGGCTTTTCCTTTTGGTTGCTCAAAGACTGGCTGTTTGCGCTGGCTTTTATTGGCGGAGTTCTTGCAACTTTCGGTGTGTTGGCAGGTATCGCTATCCTTACCATGAAGGTCGTTAAAAACTATTTTCCCAAAGGAGCGCGTTTTACAACACGACAAAGTTTACTTAATCTATTCCGACCCAACAATCAAACGGTCGTACTGCTCGTAGCCATTGGTTTGGGAACATTTTTGATTAGTACTTTATATTTTACCAAGGATATCTTATTGGACAAAACAGAATTAGGTCAAACCTTGGAAAGTGCGAACCTGATCACCTTAGATGTGCAGCCAGATCAGGTAAATGATGTGGTCAAAACTTTTGAGGCACACGATTTACCTGTAATAGATAACATTCCGCTGGTTACCATGCGCATTCACAGTATAAAAAATGAACTGGTAAACAAATTGCGAACCGATAGTACAGCCCAAATAAAAGCTTGGATTTTGAATCATGAATTTAGGACCACGTACCGCAGTGAACTTATAGATTCTGAAGAAGTAGTGGAAGGGGAGTGGGTAGCCTTGCAAAATAAGAATGATCTTGTTCAAATCTCTATTTCAGATAATCTTGCAGAAGATGCAAATGTGAACATAGGTGATTCCATCGTTTTCAATGTACAAGGAGTGCTTATGAAAACCCGTGTGAAAAGCATTCGAAAAGTGGATTGGGCCAATTTGCAACTCAATTTCTCGATTGTATTTCCAGAAGGAGTTTTGGAAAACGCGCCACAGTTTAACGTATTGACAGCTTATGCGGCAACAGAGGAACGTTCAGCCAGATTGCAACGCGATTTGGTGAGCAAATTTCCCAATGTGTCTATTATCGATTTGAGACAGGTGTATACCGTAGTAGAAGACATACTCGACAAGATATCATGGATTATCAACTTTATGGCATTTTTCAGCATTCTCACAGGAATTATCGTTTTAATAGGATCTGTGCGCACCAGTAAATACCAGCGAATCAAGGAAAGCGTATTGTTGCGGACTTTGGGCGCAAAGAATAAACAAATACTAACAATCACCGCACTGGAATATCTCTTTTTAGGGATTTTAGGCAGTTTGGTTGGAATTCTATTGGCGCTTGTTAGTAGTTTTTTATTGGCACTATTTGTTTTTAAAGAACCTTTTGTGCCCTCTGTAATCCCATTTTTGATCTTTATACCAGGGATTTCGTTGTTGGTCTTAGGAATTGGCTTGAGCAATATTCACGAAGTTTTGAAGAGTTCGCCTTTGGAAGTGCTTAGAAAAACGGTTTAG
- a CDS encoding ABC transporter ATP-binding protein: MSKILKINGLEKRYTSGSKQLTVLQNISFEVEKGQTFSIVGPSGSGKTTLLGLCAGLDEPNAGTVELCGYNLNTLNEDERAQLRNEEVGFIFQNFQLLPTLTAIENVSVPLELQGAKDAASRAKELLEKVGLGDRIHHYPSQLSGGEQQRVALARAFSNRPSILFADEPTGNLDEETGEKVIQLLFDLNKDAGTTLVIISHDLDLAARTQQILKLKGGQILTNETTANF, translated from the coding sequence ATGTCAAAGATATTAAAGATTAACGGGCTGGAAAAAAGATACACGAGCGGCTCCAAGCAATTAACGGTTCTTCAAAATATATCCTTTGAAGTTGAAAAAGGACAAACATTTTCTATAGTGGGTCCCTCGGGAAGTGGTAAAACTACTTTATTGGGATTATGTGCGGGCTTGGATGAACCCAATGCAGGAACGGTGGAATTATGTGGTTATAATTTGAATACCTTAAATGAAGATGAACGCGCACAACTCCGAAACGAGGAGGTTGGTTTCATTTTCCAAAATTTTCAATTGCTTCCAACTCTTACCGCCATTGAAAATGTAAGCGTTCCTCTGGAACTACAAGGAGCGAAAGATGCAGCGAGTAGGGCCAAGGAATTATTGGAAAAAGTTGGTTTAGGAGATCGCATTCACCATTATCCATCACAGTTATCTGGAGGCGAGCAGCAGCGAGTGGCACTGGCGAGAGCTTTCTCTAACCGACCTTCTATTTTATTTGCAGATGAACCTACGGGAAATCTAGACGAGGAAACTGGTGAGAAAGTGATTCAGCTGCTTTTTGATCTTAATAAAGACGCAGGAACTACCTTGGTAATTATTTCCCACGATCTTGATCTAGCGGCAAGAACACAGCAAATCTTAAAATTAAAAGGTGGCCAGATCTTGACTAACGAAACAACAGCAAACTTTTGA
- a CDS encoding arylesterase: MLKSKTTQTLLNIAISNRRNLLKFCYFLMALVVISCGNETNSKAKVEKNEAPTTKNETPETTSKKTILFFGDSITAGYGLDDTNDAFPGVIQAKIDSLGLDYEVINSGLSGETTAGGKSRIQWVLNQNIDIFVLELGANDGLRGVALSETSANLQAIIDAVQAKNPNTIIVLAGMQLPPNMGQDYTSEFKAVFTDLAEKNKLAFIPFILEDVGGIKELNQNDGIHPTVEGHKIVAENVWEVLSTVIKSES, from the coding sequence ATGCTGAAGTCTAAAACTACACAAACGCTTTTGAACATCGCAATTTCCAATCGTCGAAACCTCTTAAAGTTTTGTTATTTCCTTATGGCATTGGTGGTGATTTCCTGTGGCAATGAAACAAATTCAAAGGCAAAGGTAGAAAAGAATGAAGCGCCCACCACTAAAAATGAAACTCCTGAAACCACTTCCAAAAAGACCATCCTTTTTTTTGGGGACAGCATCACCGCAGGCTATGGTCTAGATGATACGAACGATGCTTTTCCCGGGGTGATCCAGGCTAAGATAGATTCTTTAGGATTGGATTATGAAGTTATAAATTCTGGATTGAGCGGTGAAACCACTGCTGGCGGTAAAAGCAGAATACAGTGGGTCCTCAATCAAAATATAGATATTTTCGTGTTGGAGCTGGGCGCAAATGATGGATTGCGTGGTGTGGCTTTATCTGAAACCAGCGCTAATTTGCAAGCAATTATTGATGCAGTACAAGCAAAAAACCCAAATACAATAATTGTTTTGGCAGGGATGCAATTGCCACCAAATATGGGACAAGATTATACTTCAGAATTCAAAGCTGTTTTTACTGATCTAGCCGAAAAAAATAAGCTTGCTTTTATACCTTTTATTTTAGAAGATGTGGGCGGAATTAAGGAATTAAATCAGAATGACGGAATTCATCCTACTGTGGAAGGTCACAAGATCGTTGCTGAAAATGTTTGGGAAGTTCTTTCTACCGTTATTAAATCTGAATCATAA
- a CDS encoding cation diffusion facilitator family transporter, translating to MAGNSKIAIYGANTLIAIAKFIAAFFTGSSAMLAEGIHSLVDTGNGLLLLLGIKRSKQEPDEMHPFGYGKEVYFWSFVVSILIFALGGGFAIYEGIHALQDPKIIEDPTWNYAVLFAALIFEGTALFLALKAFNKSRAASGNLIKNIVQSKDAATFAVIIEDAAAVIGLSIALIGVFLSQQLQNPYLDGAASVSIGVLLLVVANFLAKESKGLLLGESASPAVIASVEKIMKDHPSVQDWALPQTMHFGPESILLGNRNRSNRLAGIGGC from the coding sequence ATGGCGGGTAATTCTAAGATCGCTATCTACGGCGCAAATACATTAATTGCAATAGCAAAATTTATTGCTGCTTTTTTTACCGGGAGTTCTGCAATGTTGGCAGAGGGAATTCACTCTTTGGTAGATACCGGAAATGGTCTTTTACTTCTTCTCGGTATAAAACGTTCTAAACAAGAACCAGATGAAATGCATCCTTTTGGCTACGGAAAAGAGGTTTATTTCTGGAGTTTTGTAGTGAGTATCCTTATTTTTGCCCTAGGGGGCGGATTTGCAATTTATGAAGGAATCCATGCTTTACAAGATCCTAAAATTATTGAAGATCCAACATGGAACTATGCCGTACTTTTCGCAGCTTTGATTTTTGAAGGAACTGCTTTATTTTTAGCTTTAAAGGCCTTCAATAAATCCCGTGCGGCTTCGGGGAACTTAATAAAAAATATCGTTCAAAGTAAAGATGCCGCCACGTTTGCCGTGATCATAGAAGATGCAGCAGCGGTTATTGGTTTAAGTATCGCTTTAATAGGGGTGTTTTTATCGCAACAACTTCAAAATCCATATTTGGATGGAGCTGCTTCAGTTTCTATTGGAGTGTTGTTATTGGTGGTTGCCAATTTTCTGGCAAAAGAAAGCAAAGGACTGTTGTTGGGGGAAAGTGCCAGTCCTGCGGTGATTGCTTCCGTAGAAAAGATTATGAAAGACCATCCAAGTGTACAAGATTGGGCCTTGCCACAAACCATGCATTTTGGGCCAGAGAGTATTCTTTTGGGTAATAGAAATAGATCTAATAGACTCGCTGGGATTGGTGGCTGCTGA
- a CDS encoding LLM class flavin-dependent oxidoreductase — protein sequence MKIQNTLYSILDLALVSEGHTLKQTFNNVLELAQHAETFGYTRYWLAEHHNAPNIGSSATSVLIGYVAGGTNTLRIGSGGIMLPNHSPLIIAEQFGTLASLYPNRIDLGLGRAPGTDRETAQAIRSDFMQAAQSFPEELEKIEKYFSKENSSSKVRATVAEGVEVPIYILGSSTDSAHLAAKKGLPYAFASHFATTHLWEALEIYRKEFQPSKNLKNPYVMAGANIIIAETDEEAKRLSTSLIRLILGIFTGKRDYVQPPAAMTNELEEIMQHPQVHQMLKYSFIGSKATVKTQVKDFMEQTKADELIAVTNIYDVKDRIRSYELFAEIMKELN from the coding sequence ATGAAAATTCAAAATACATTATATTCTATCTTAGACCTTGCTTTGGTTTCTGAAGGACATACACTAAAACAAACCTTTAATAACGTCCTTGAATTGGCGCAACATGCCGAAACCTTTGGATATACACGCTATTGGCTGGCAGAACATCACAATGCACCCAATATTGGAAGTAGTGCCACCTCTGTCTTAATAGGCTATGTAGCCGGAGGTACAAACACCCTTAGAATTGGTTCTGGTGGTATTATGCTGCCCAATCACTCCCCATTGATTATTGCTGAACAATTTGGCACTTTAGCGTCTTTATATCCTAACCGAATTGATCTGGGATTGGGGAGAGCTCCGGGAACCGACAGGGAAACAGCCCAAGCCATCCGTTCCGACTTTATGCAAGCTGCTCAATCCTTTCCAGAGGAATTGGAAAAGATCGAAAAATATTTTTCTAAAGAAAATTCAAGTTCAAAAGTACGTGCTACCGTAGCAGAAGGGGTTGAAGTGCCCATCTATATTTTGGGTTCCAGTACAGACAGTGCTCATTTGGCGGCAAAAAAAGGATTGCCCTATGCATTTGCCAGTCATTTTGCGACAACCCATTTATGGGAGGCACTAGAAATATATCGTAAGGAGTTTCAACCATCAAAGAACCTAAAAAATCCTTATGTGATGGCAGGGGCAAATATTATTATTGCAGAAACTGACGAAGAAGCCAAACGTTTATCCACCTCTTTGATCCGTTTGATTCTTGGTATATTCACAGGTAAGCGGGATTATGTTCAGCCCCCAGCAGCCATGACCAATGAGTTAGAAGAGATCATGCAACACCCGCAAGTGCACCAAATGCTAAAGTATTCGTTTATAGGTAGTAAAGCCACCGTTAAGACGCAGGTAAAAGATTTTATGGAGCAAACCAAAGCAGATGAACTTATTGCCGTTACCAATATTTATGATGTAAAGGACAGGATTAGATCTTATGAATTATTTGCTGAGATTATGAAGGAGTTGAATTAA